A genomic segment from Micromonospora echinaurantiaca encodes:
- a CDS encoding DUF2804 domain-containing protein — translation MTREKEITGPVDLCLPNGRLNPSAVGWSRRPVHRANLRGWGRNKRWEYWGIVTPSHIVGLVASSLDYAGVHGLYVLDRATKVEIDRNAVVPFARGTLFPPASGAGAVRARGGGLSIDIAQAASGTTIRASAPGLEVDLVVPLPAGHESLGVVVPWSTRRFQYTVKDVGRPVRGTLLVDGVEHQVAEADSFAVLDHGRGRWPYAIWWNWAAGSAPGRAIQLGGTWTDGTGSTENGLFVDGRLHKIGDELRWVYDRTDWLRPWRISGERVAVEFHPFHEKVARTNLGVLANETHQCFGHFTGWAATDDGERIDLAGLVGWAEEARNRW, via the coding sequence GTGACGCGCGAGAAGGAGATCACCGGGCCGGTCGACCTGTGCCTGCCGAACGGGCGGCTCAATCCCTCGGCGGTGGGCTGGAGCCGCCGGCCGGTGCACCGGGCGAACCTGCGTGGCTGGGGCCGCAACAAGCGCTGGGAGTACTGGGGCATCGTCACGCCGAGCCACATCGTCGGCCTGGTCGCCTCGTCGCTGGACTACGCCGGCGTGCACGGCCTCTACGTGCTCGACCGGGCCACCAAGGTCGAGATCGACCGGAACGCGGTGGTGCCCTTCGCCCGGGGCACGCTCTTCCCGCCGGCCAGCGGGGCGGGTGCGGTGCGGGCCCGCGGCGGCGGGCTCTCGATCGACATCGCGCAGGCGGCGTCGGGCACCACGATCCGCGCCAGCGCCCCCGGTCTGGAGGTCGATCTGGTGGTGCCGCTGCCGGCGGGGCACGAGTCGCTCGGCGTGGTGGTGCCCTGGAGCACCCGCCGGTTCCAGTACACCGTCAAGGACGTCGGCCGCCCGGTGCGCGGCACGCTGCTGGTCGACGGGGTGGAGCACCAGGTCGCCGAGGCGGACTCCTTCGCCGTGCTCGACCACGGCCGCGGCCGGTGGCCGTACGCGATCTGGTGGAACTGGGCCGCCGGCAGCGCTCCGGGGCGGGCGATCCAGCTCGGCGGCACGTGGACCGACGGCACCGGCTCGACCGAGAACGGCCTCTTCGTCGACGGCCGGCTGCACAAGATCGGCGACGAGCTGCGCTGGGTGTACGACCGCACCGACTGGCTGCGGCCGTGGCGGATCAGCGGTGAGCGGGTGGCGGTGGAGTTCCACCCGTTCCACGAGAAGGTCGCCCGGACCAACCTCGGGGTGCTCGCCAACGAGACGCACCAGTGCTTCGGGCACTTCACCGGCTGGGCGGCGACCGACGACGGCGAGCGGATCGACCTGGCCGGCCTGGTCGGCTGGGCCGAGGAGGCGCGCAACCGCTGGTAG
- a CDS encoding response regulator: protein MIRVLLVDDQALMRAGFRALLDADDDLEVVGEAADGAAAVELSRRLRPDVVLMDVQMPGLDGIEATRRIAAAPDLAAVRVLILTNYGLDSYVFAALRAGASGFLLKDADPADLLQAVDVVARGDALLAPAVTRTLISEFVAGPPPADPAAGRDVLTAREQEIVELVAWGLSNDEIAERMVISPLTAKTHVNRAMTKLHCRDRAQLVVWAYESGLITPRRR from the coding sequence ATGATCCGGGTGCTGCTCGTCGACGACCAGGCGCTGATGCGGGCCGGGTTCCGGGCGCTGCTCGACGCCGACGACGACCTGGAGGTCGTCGGCGAGGCCGCCGACGGCGCCGCGGCGGTCGAGTTGTCCCGACGCCTGCGGCCGGACGTGGTGCTGATGGACGTGCAGATGCCGGGACTCGACGGCATCGAGGCCACCCGGCGGATCGCCGCCGCTCCCGACCTCGCCGCGGTCCGCGTCCTCATCCTCACCAACTACGGGCTCGACTCGTACGTCTTCGCCGCGCTCCGCGCGGGCGCCAGCGGGTTCCTCCTGAAGGACGCCGACCCCGCCGACCTGTTGCAGGCCGTCGACGTCGTGGCGCGCGGCGACGCGCTGCTCGCCCCGGCGGTCACGCGTACGTTGATCAGCGAGTTCGTCGCCGGCCCGCCGCCGGCCGACCCGGCGGCCGGACGCGACGTGCTGACCGCCCGGGAGCAGGAGATCGTCGAGCTGGTCGCCTGGGGGCTGAGCAACGACGAGATCGCCGAACGCATGGTGATCAGTCCGTTGACCGCCAAGACCCACGTCAACCGGGCGATGACCAAGCTGCACTGCCGCGACCGTGCCCAGCTGGTCGTCTGGGCGTACGAGTCGGGGCTGATCACGCCACGCCGCCGGTGA
- the wrbA gene encoding NAD(P)H:quinone oxidoreductase, with amino-acid sequence MQADARIAVIYYSATGTVHRLAQAFVDGAADAGAEVRLRRVAELAPEQVVDAKPEWRAHLDATADIPLASLDDLRWANGYAFGTPTRFGNICSQLRQFLDTTTAPWQAEELADKPATGFTASYEEHGGQEATLLSLYQTFHHWGSTILPTGYLNYDIAHAAGGNPYGVSQVESRASRDPEYAKAVLEAARFQGARLARMAAAVAAVRADRRLG; translated from the coding sequence ATGCAGGCGGACGCCAGGATCGCCGTCATCTACTACTCCGCCACCGGCACCGTGCACCGACTCGCGCAGGCATTTGTCGACGGCGCCGCCGACGCCGGCGCGGAGGTCCGCCTGCGCCGGGTGGCAGAGCTGGCGCCGGAACAGGTCGTCGATGCCAAGCCGGAGTGGCGGGCCCACCTCGACGCCACCGCCGACATCCCGCTCGCCAGCCTGGACGACCTCCGGTGGGCCAACGGGTACGCCTTCGGCACGCCGACCCGTTTCGGCAACATCTGCTCCCAGCTGCGCCAGTTCCTCGACACCACCACCGCCCCGTGGCAGGCGGAGGAGCTGGCCGACAAGCCGGCGACCGGCTTCACGGCCAGCTACGAGGAACACGGTGGCCAGGAGGCGACCCTGCTCAGCCTCTACCAGACCTTCCACCACTGGGGGTCGACCATCCTGCCCACCGGCTACCTGAACTACGACATCGCGCACGCCGCCGGCGGGAACCCGTACGGCGTCAGCCAGGTGGAGAGCCGCGCCAGCCGGGATCCCGAGTACGCCAAGGCGGTCCTGGAAGCGGCCCGCTTCCAGGGCGCACGCCTCGCCCGCATGGCGGCCGCCGTCGCCGCCGTCCGCGCGGACCGCCGGCTCGGTTGA
- a CDS encoding carboxymuconolactone decarboxylase family protein produces MTYRFFTPAKASTATGLTAAVYRQLRDEFLGPVPTFQALSPVPEVQAATWALMREALLAGDASRVDRELVAAAVSRANRCRFCVDAHVLLLHALGEHELAEVIARGGMPTEPRQVELVGWAEASRNPRAADWTSPYRPEVTGTLLAFHFINRVVSALLDPDLLPGGLQRSPLVRSVGGRLYARAAREPKEPGGSLSLLAAGTTAAPAWAGDSPVGVAYAALRDAATRGGELLGDVARQTVTATVRWEDGRYPVRPADWAVDLVRDVPGADRVGTRIALLAAFAPSAISPGDVALWRFTHPDDADLVRLVAYGAITATAHVAQALSPAHH; encoded by the coding sequence ATGACATACCGCTTCTTCACCCCAGCGAAGGCGTCGACCGCGACCGGTCTCACCGCGGCGGTCTACCGGCAGCTGCGGGACGAGTTCCTCGGGCCGGTGCCCACCTTCCAGGCGCTCTCGCCGGTGCCGGAGGTGCAGGCCGCGACCTGGGCGCTGATGCGCGAGGCGCTGCTCGCCGGGGACGCGTCCCGGGTCGACCGCGAGCTCGTCGCGGCGGCGGTGTCCCGGGCCAACCGGTGCCGGTTCTGCGTCGACGCGCACGTCTTGCTGCTGCACGCCCTGGGCGAGCACGAACTGGCCGAGGTCATCGCCCGGGGCGGGATGCCAACGGAGCCGAGGCAGGTCGAGCTCGTCGGCTGGGCCGAGGCCAGCCGGAACCCCCGGGCCGCCGACTGGACCAGCCCGTACCGCCCGGAGGTCACCGGCACCCTGCTCGCCTTCCACTTCATCAACCGGGTCGTCTCGGCGCTGCTCGACCCGGACCTGCTGCCCGGCGGTCTGCAGCGCTCCCCGCTGGTGCGGTCGGTGGGCGGCCGGCTCTACGCCAGGGCGGCCCGGGAGCCGAAGGAGCCCGGCGGAAGCCTGTCACTGCTCGCCGCCGGCACGACGGCGGCACCGGCCTGGGCCGGGGACAGCCCGGTCGGCGTCGCGTACGCGGCGCTGCGGGACGCCGCCACCCGGGGCGGCGAGCTGCTGGGCGATGTGGCCCGCCAGACCGTCACGGCGACCGTGCGGTGGGAGGACGGGCGGTACCCGGTCCGGCCCGCGGACTGGGCCGTGGATCTGGTCCGGGACGTGCCGGGCGCGGACCGCGTCGGCACCCGGATCGCGTTGCTGGCGGCGTTCGCGCCCAGCGCGATCAGCCCGGGCGACGTCGCCCTGTGGCGGTTCACCCATCCGGACGACGCCGACCTGGTGCGGCTGGTCGCGTACGGCGCGATCACCGCCACCGCGCACGTCGCCCAGGCCCTGTCCCCGGCTCACCACTAG
- a CDS encoding MalY/PatB family protein, which yields MASLAADGSPAHNPLTVLTLAELRRRTSVKWRLHPPDVLPLWVAEMDVPLAPVVADTLRRAVDLGDTGYPHGTGYAEALGEFAAGRWGWHDFRVDRTAVVPDVMMGVVEVLRLVTDPGDAVVVCSPVYPPFYAFVGHADRRVIEAPLGPDLRLDLAALDEAFRRARKYGRRPAFLLCNPHNPTGVVHRRDELEAVADLADRHGVRVVSDEIHAPLVLSGARFTPYLTVAGAENAFALTSASKAWNLAGLKAALAVAGPRAAADLDRMPEEVSHGPSHLGILAHTAAFRAGGQWLDLLLDGLDANRTLLETLLAKHLPSVGYRRPEGTYLAWLDCTGLGVDTERPAAGEPGVASDLAGPAQMFLDRARVALSSGHVFGTGGTGFVRLNFATSPAVLTEAVARMGRAVGARQASARTGADNAVRA from the coding sequence ATGGCAAGCCTCGCCGCCGACGGCTCCCCGGCGCACAATCCGCTCACCGTGCTGACGCTGGCGGAACTCCGGCGGCGCACCAGCGTGAAGTGGCGCCTGCACCCGCCGGACGTCCTTCCGCTCTGGGTGGCCGAGATGGACGTGCCGCTCGCTCCCGTGGTGGCGGACACGCTGCGCCGGGCGGTCGACCTCGGCGACACCGGCTACCCGCACGGCACCGGGTACGCCGAGGCGCTCGGCGAGTTCGCCGCCGGGCGCTGGGGCTGGCACGACTTCCGGGTCGACCGCACCGCTGTCGTCCCGGACGTGATGATGGGCGTCGTCGAGGTGCTCCGGCTGGTGACCGACCCGGGCGACGCGGTGGTGGTCTGCTCCCCCGTCTACCCGCCCTTCTACGCGTTCGTCGGCCACGCCGACCGCCGGGTGATCGAGGCTCCGCTCGGACCGGACCTGCGGCTGGACCTCGCCGCCCTCGACGAGGCGTTCCGCCGCGCGCGGAAGTACGGCCGCCGGCCGGCGTTCCTGCTGTGCAACCCGCACAACCCGACGGGCGTGGTGCACCGCCGGGACGAACTCGAGGCCGTCGCCGACCTGGCCGACCGGCACGGCGTACGGGTGGTCTCCGACGAGATCCACGCTCCCCTGGTGCTGTCCGGGGCGCGGTTCACCCCGTACCTCACGGTGGCCGGCGCCGAGAACGCGTTCGCCCTGACCTCCGCGTCGAAGGCGTGGAACCTCGCCGGTCTCAAGGCAGCGCTCGCGGTCGCCGGGCCACGGGCCGCCGCCGACCTCGACCGGATGCCGGAGGAGGTCAGCCACGGCCCCAGCCACCTCGGCATCCTCGCGCACACCGCCGCGTTCCGCGCCGGCGGCCAGTGGCTCGACCTGCTGCTGGACGGCCTCGACGCCAACCGCACGCTGCTGGAGACGCTGCTGGCGAAGCACCTGCCGTCCGTCGGCTACCGCCGCCCCGAGGGCACCTACCTCGCCTGGCTCGACTGCACCGGGCTGGGCGTCGACACCGAGCGGCCGGCTGCCGGCGAGCCGGGGGTGGCCAGCGACCTCGCCGGGCCGGCGCAGATGTTCCTCGACCGGGCCCGGGTCGCGCTCAGCTCCGGGCACGTCTTCGGCACCGGCGGCACCGGCTTCGTCCGGCTCAACTTCGCCACCTCACCCGCGGTGCTCACCGAGGCCGTCGCCCGCATGGGCCGCGCCGTCGGCGCGCGGCAGGCGTCCGCGCGCACCGGCGCCGACAACGCGGTACGCGCGTAG
- a CDS encoding pyridoxamine 5'-phosphate oxidase family protein, with the protein MRETPEELTTLQALLDASLSRSTAHLRSIVVERTMTAEQLTQVLTGMCTLALSTVTAKSEPRISGADGHFLHGRWHFGTARNAAKARHLAARPAASVAHLRGEDLGVFTHGTVEILNPRDGEPAADWPYLLGYFKDFYGADAFDWDNDVVYYRLHPHWMTVYAPDVDKLIATS; encoded by the coding sequence ATGCGCGAAACCCCCGAAGAGCTCACCACGCTTCAGGCGCTGCTCGACGCGTCCCTGTCGCGTTCCACCGCTCACCTTCGCTCCATCGTCGTCGAGCGCACCATGACCGCGGAGCAGCTCACGCAGGTCCTGACCGGAATGTGCACGCTCGCCCTGTCGACCGTGACAGCGAAGAGCGAGCCACGGATCAGCGGCGCGGACGGGCATTTCCTGCACGGCAGGTGGCACTTCGGTACGGCGCGTAACGCCGCCAAGGCCCGGCACCTCGCCGCCCGGCCCGCCGCCAGCGTCGCCCACCTGCGCGGCGAGGACCTGGGCGTGTTCACGCACGGGACGGTGGAGATCCTCAACCCCCGGGACGGCGAGCCGGCCGCGGACTGGCCGTATCTGCTCGGGTACTTCAAGGACTTCTACGGCGCCGACGCCTTCGACTGGGACAACGACGTGGTCTACTACCGGCTGCACCCGCACTGGATGACCGTCTACGCCCCCGACGTCGACAAGCTCATCGCCACCTCGTGA
- a CDS encoding MerR family transcriptional regulator produces MRIGELAAQAGMTRDTIRFYEKVGLVSGRRLPNGYRDFPAETVPWLAYVRTAQALGFTLAEIARHGAELRDAPDAAEALSALFADKIQVIDARMAELAALRADLQARVGTGCPMRATGQAG; encoded by the coding sequence ATGCGCATCGGGGAGCTGGCCGCGCAAGCGGGGATGACCAGGGACACCATCCGGTTCTACGAGAAGGTCGGCCTTGTCTCGGGTCGACGGTTGCCCAACGGCTACCGCGACTTCCCAGCCGAGACGGTGCCCTGGCTGGCGTACGTCCGCACGGCACAGGCCCTCGGGTTCACGCTCGCGGAGATCGCCCGGCACGGCGCGGAACTGCGCGACGCCCCGGACGCCGCCGAGGCGTTGTCCGCGCTGTTCGCAGACAAGATCCAGGTCATCGACGCGCGGATGGCCGAGCTGGCCGCGCTACGGGCCGACCTCCAGGCGCGGGTCGGCACCGGATGCCCGATGCGGGCGACCGGCCAGGCCGGCTGA
- a CDS encoding low temperature requirement protein A, whose protein sequence is MTTGRVGGLLRGPGDPRATYLELFFDLAFIFALAQLSYALLTDLSLSGAVDALVLLLAVWWVWFTTAWITELFDPQRPEIQALTIAIMIGVLVMAVALPDAFGGQGLVFAGAYVAIHLGRELFLVVLLRGHELRCTALRGLFWFGVSALPWLAGALAPGTARGILWALAVGLDYAAYVFRHPTPGIGRTPIAQLPSVAEHLAERYRQFFIIALGELILVTGLTLRGTGFTAYGSIAFLVSITTTVLLWRIYIYRAGELLSAAIDAAPDRARLARSVSYTHLAMVAGTVFTAVGAELVIAHPLGHSEPAWGAVLLGGPALFLAGRAAFEYTVFARLSRGRLIGLLAAVALIPAMRHVPPLPSALTATAVLAGVAASDVARARGRPPEVPSPPT, encoded by the coding sequence ATGACAACCGGCAGGGTGGGCGGGCTGCTGCGCGGACCCGGAGATCCCCGGGCCACGTACCTGGAACTCTTCTTCGATCTGGCGTTCATCTTCGCCCTCGCGCAGCTGTCGTACGCGCTGCTGACCGACCTCTCCCTCAGCGGTGCGGTCGACGCGCTGGTGCTGCTGCTGGCCGTGTGGTGGGTCTGGTTCACCACCGCCTGGATCACCGAGTTGTTCGACCCGCAGCGGCCGGAGATCCAGGCCCTGACCATCGCGATCATGATCGGCGTCCTGGTGATGGCGGTCGCGCTGCCGGACGCGTTCGGCGGGCAGGGGCTGGTCTTCGCGGGCGCGTACGTCGCCATCCACCTCGGCCGCGAACTCTTCCTGGTGGTCCTGCTGCGGGGGCACGAACTGCGGTGCACGGCCCTGCGGGGGCTGTTCTGGTTCGGCGTGTCCGCGCTGCCGTGGCTCGCCGGCGCGCTGGCGCCCGGTACGGCACGGGGCATCCTGTGGGCACTGGCGGTGGGCCTGGACTACGCCGCGTACGTCTTCCGCCACCCCACCCCCGGGATCGGCCGCACGCCCATCGCGCAGCTGCCGAGCGTGGCCGAGCACCTGGCCGAGCGGTACCGGCAGTTCTTCATCATCGCGCTCGGCGAGTTGATCCTGGTGACCGGACTGACGCTGCGCGGCACCGGTTTCACGGCGTACGGCAGCATCGCCTTCCTGGTGTCGATCACCACCACGGTGCTGCTGTGGCGGATCTACATCTACCGCGCGGGGGAACTGCTCTCCGCCGCCATCGACGCAGCCCCGGACCGGGCCCGCCTCGCCCGATCGGTGTCGTACACCCACCTGGCGATGGTGGCCGGCACCGTGTTCACCGCGGTCGGCGCGGAACTCGTCATCGCCCATCCCCTCGGGCACAGCGAACCCGCCTGGGGCGCCGTGCTGCTCGGCGGTCCCGCGCTGTTCCTGGCCGGACGGGCCGCCTTCGAGTACACCGTATTCGCCCGCCTGTCCCGCGGGCGGTTGATCGGGCTGCTCGCGGCGGTCGCCCTGATCCCGGCGATGCGCCACGTGCCGCCGCTGCCGTCCGCCCTGACCGCCACCGCCGTACTCGCCGGCGTGGCCGCCTCCGACGTGGCCCGCGCCCGGGGGCGCCCACCCGAGGTGCCGTCGCCACCGACCTGA
- a CDS encoding sensor histidine kinase: MRRDLPYALGGLALGGLLLGNATLAPDAAPVRAVDVALVLLMAAALAVCRRFPVVALAVVTAAMLALHVRVHPGAAASFPVLGAVYVAAWRGHRAPAVLASLVFLGVFLARDVSVAPTDRPGQLIVERTSLLLGWFVAANVAGLVAGQRRAYLEQVEQRAIEAERTREEMALRRAGEERLRIARDLHDSLTHNISVIKVQAGIAVHLARKHHEEPSAALLAIQEASGAAMRELRATLDVLRSPADGDRVGLARVDELAERTRAAGVPVRVTVTGPPRELPAEVDQAGYRVVQEALTNVARHAGPATAQVHIDYAPAQLTVAVDDDGQASPDRPVTPGVGLRGMTERVTGLGGTLRAAARDGGGFAVRATFPLDGPA, translated from the coding sequence ATGCGCCGCGATCTGCCGTACGCCCTCGGCGGCCTCGCCCTCGGCGGCCTGCTGCTCGGCAACGCCACGCTCGCCCCGGACGCCGCACCGGTGCGGGCGGTCGACGTCGCCCTGGTCCTGCTCATGGCGGCCGCGCTGGCGGTGTGCCGGCGCTTCCCGGTGGTGGCGTTGGCCGTGGTGACCGCCGCCATGCTGGCCCTCCACGTCCGGGTGCACCCCGGGGCGGCCGCCTCGTTCCCCGTCCTCGGCGCCGTCTACGTCGCCGCCTGGCGCGGACACCGGGCGCCCGCCGTCCTGGCCAGCCTGGTCTTCCTCGGCGTCTTCCTGGCCCGCGACGTCTCGGTCGCGCCCACCGACCGCCCCGGGCAGCTGATCGTCGAGCGGACCTCGCTGCTGCTGGGCTGGTTCGTGGCGGCCAACGTCGCCGGGCTCGTCGCGGGGCAGCGCCGGGCGTACCTGGAACAGGTCGAGCAGCGGGCGATCGAGGCCGAACGCACCCGCGAGGAGATGGCGTTGCGCCGCGCCGGCGAGGAGCGGCTGCGCATCGCCCGCGACCTGCACGACTCGCTGACCCACAACATCTCCGTGATCAAGGTGCAGGCCGGGATCGCCGTGCACCTGGCCCGCAAGCACCACGAGGAACCGTCGGCCGCGCTGCTGGCGATCCAGGAGGCCAGCGGCGCCGCGATGCGGGAGCTGCGGGCGACGCTGGACGTCCTGCGCTCGCCCGCCGACGGGGACCGGGTCGGGCTGGCCCGGGTGGACGAGCTGGCGGAGCGGACCCGGGCGGCCGGCGTACCGGTGCGGGTGACCGTCACCGGCCCGCCGCGGGAGCTGCCCGCCGAGGTGGACCAGGCCGGGTACCGCGTGGTCCAGGAGGCGCTGACCAATGTGGCCCGCCATGCCGGCCCCGCCACCGCCCAGGTCCACATCGACTACGCCCCGGCCCAGCTCACCGTCGCGGTGGACGACGATGGCCAGGCGTCGCCGGACCGCCCGGTGACGCCGGGGGTGGGCCTGCGCGGCATGACGGAACGGGTCACCGGGCTGGGCGGCACGCTACGGGCCGCCGCCCGCGACGGCGGTGGGTTCGCGGTACGCGCCACCTTCCCGCTGGATGGGCCGGCATGA
- a CDS encoding DUF6220 domain-containing protein — protein sequence MRKAFVIVSTLSLVAFALQFIFAAVGAFTKPAGDGAYLLHSVTGMAVIPVLTLLTILFAVLAKAPGRVVGLAVLPLGLVVLQVLLAGLASGLTDAAGASTPFGLTIAGLHALNGIIAVHVVVGVLQAARQLANPTPAGAAPVVVPEGEPA from the coding sequence ATGCGCAAGGCCTTCGTCATCGTCAGCACGTTGTCGCTCGTCGCGTTCGCCCTGCAGTTCATCTTCGCCGCCGTGGGCGCCTTCACGAAGCCCGCGGGCGACGGCGCGTACCTGTTGCACAGCGTCACCGGGATGGCGGTCATCCCCGTTCTCACCCTGCTCACCATCCTGTTCGCCGTGCTGGCGAAGGCACCGGGCCGGGTCGTCGGGCTGGCGGTGCTGCCGCTCGGCCTCGTCGTCCTGCAGGTGCTCCTCGCCGGGCTCGCGAGCGGCTTGACCGACGCCGCCGGCGCCAGCACGCCGTTCGGCCTGACCATCGCCGGGTTGCACGCGCTCAACGGCATCATCGCGGTGCACGTCGTGGTCGGCGTCCTCCAGGCGGCTCGGCAACTGGCCAACCCGACGCCGGCCGGTGCCGCCCCGGTGGTCGTACCGGAAGGCGAGCCGGCATGA
- a CDS encoding multicopper oxidase family protein — protein MTTGSLLAVDLVIAVLAAAGWLGAGGASAARRRPLALGLAALALLAMLARAVTVTALARAGWWFAAEKVLIAAPLSVAGVVVAGPRLLRAAGDVRAVAVPLLFAGYAAGAGLLVTVLHGYPASAGVGLLALAGVVAATAVSWRVLGTRPSPTVSRAAVAVAVAALVTGTGLTVTPEPAPAVPHDHQYREAGTAGEPTRRFTLTAGTATVTVAGRDVAAWAFNGQVPGPELTATVGDVLEVTLRNRDIGRGVTLHWHGYDVPNSQDGVPGVTQAAVLPGQEFVYRFRADQVGTYWYHTHSASDVGVRKGLYGVLVVRPAPVTGVDVTVPVHTLSGVSLPAARTEPVQAGTPVRLRLINTDSTTHRYALAGTPFRVAAIDGYDLRGPTPLVDTAVLIPAGGRYDLVFTAPATPVALFVDGRQVYATGPVSVATDGWPVLDPLGYGVAAPAPWSRFDKTFTLVLDRGLDLRGLLPRYAHTVNGAADPDIPPQVVRLGDVVRFTIVNRSQVVHPWHLHGHHVLVLTRDGRPAAGSPLWLDSFDVRPGEVWQVAFRADNPGMWANHCHNLAHADAGMTLHLMYA, from the coding sequence ATGACCACCGGCTCGCTGCTCGCGGTCGACCTGGTGATCGCGGTCCTCGCGGCCGCCGGGTGGCTGGGCGCCGGCGGCGCGTCGGCCGCCCGGCGCCGGCCGCTCGCCCTGGGGCTGGCCGCCCTGGCGCTGCTCGCCATGCTCGCCCGGGCCGTCACGGTCACCGCGCTCGCCCGCGCCGGCTGGTGGTTCGCGGCGGAGAAGGTGCTGATCGCCGCGCCCCTGTCGGTCGCGGGCGTGGTCGTCGCCGGGCCGCGGCTGCTGCGGGCCGCGGGCGACGTCCGCGCCGTCGCGGTCCCGCTGCTCTTCGCCGGGTACGCCGCCGGCGCCGGCCTGCTCGTCACGGTCCTGCACGGCTACCCGGCGTCGGCGGGTGTCGGGCTGCTGGCGCTCGCCGGCGTCGTCGCGGCGACCGCGGTCAGCTGGCGGGTCCTCGGCACACGCCCGTCCCCGACGGTGTCCCGGGCGGCCGTCGCGGTGGCGGTCGCGGCGCTGGTGACCGGCACCGGGCTGACCGTCACCCCGGAGCCCGCTCCCGCCGTACCGCACGATCACCAGTACCGGGAGGCGGGGACCGCGGGCGAGCCGACCCGGCGGTTCACCCTGACGGCCGGGACCGCCACGGTGACCGTGGCCGGCCGGGACGTCGCGGCGTGGGCGTTCAACGGGCAGGTACCCGGGCCGGAACTGACCGCCACCGTCGGCGACGTGCTGGAGGTGACGCTGCGCAACCGGGACATCGGGCGCGGGGTCACCCTGCACTGGCACGGGTACGACGTGCCGAACAGTCAGGACGGGGTGCCCGGCGTGACGCAGGCGGCGGTGCTGCCCGGGCAGGAGTTCGTCTACCGGTTCCGGGCCGACCAGGTCGGGACGTACTGGTACCACACCCACTCGGCGTCCGACGTCGGCGTACGCAAGGGGCTCTACGGCGTCCTGGTGGTGCGCCCGGCGCCGGTGACCGGCGTCGACGTCACCGTGCCGGTGCACACCCTGTCCGGCGTTTCGCTGCCCGCGGCGAGGACGGAGCCGGTCCAGGCGGGGACGCCGGTGCGGCTGCGGCTGATCAACACCGACAGCACCACCCATCGGTACGCCCTGGCCGGCACGCCGTTCCGGGTCGCCGCGATCGACGGTTACGACCTGCGGGGCCCCACGCCGCTGGTGGACACCGCCGTGCTGATCCCGGCCGGAGGCCGCTACGACCTGGTGTTCACCGCACCCGCCACGCCGGTGGCGCTGTTCGTGGACGGTCGCCAGGTCTACGCGACCGGGCCGGTGTCGGTGGCGACCGACGGGTGGCCGGTGCTGGACCCGCTCGGCTACGGCGTCGCCGCCCCGGCGCCGTGGTCCCGGTTCGACAAGACGTTCACCCTCGTCCTCGACCGCGGCCTCGACCTGCGCGGACTGCTCCCCCGGTACGCGCACACCGTCAACGGTGCGGCGGATCCGGACATCCCGCCGCAGGTCGTCCGGCTCGGCGACGTCGTCCGGTTCACCATCGTGAACCGGTCCCAGGTGGTGCACCCCTGGCACCTGCACGGGCATCACGTCCTGGTGTTGACCCGCGACGGGAGACCGGCGGCCGGCAGTCCGTTGTGGCTGGACTCCTTCGACGTGCGCCCGGGCGAGGTGTGGCAGGTGGCGTTCCGGGCCGACAACCCCGGGATGTGGGCCAACCACTGCCACAACCTGGCGCACGCCGACGCCGGGATGACGCTGCACCTGATGTACGCGTAG